A genomic stretch from Pontivivens ytuae includes:
- a CDS encoding nuclear transport factor 2 family protein, giving the protein MITSNLRINQLSDDAYRSYLQYLEALDAKDIDAYATFLADDVSIQFGNAPAVEGKEAVVGMLAGYWQSFRSIEHDLTNIYGTDRAYVLEALNHYERHDGRKVTVRAVAFTDRGEDGLVTSIRVFGDTSPVFEE; this is encoded by the coding sequence ATGATCACCTCGAACCTGCGCATCAATCAGTTGAGCGACGACGCCTACCGGAGCTACCTGCAATATCTCGAAGCGCTCGACGCCAAGGATATCGACGCCTATGCCACCTTCCTCGCCGACGACGTCTCGATCCAGTTCGGCAACGCCCCTGCCGTGGAAGGCAAGGAGGCGGTGGTGGGCATGCTGGCGGGCTACTGGCAGAGCTTCCGCAGCATCGAGCATGACCTCACCAACATCTACGGCACCGACCGAGCCTACGTGCTGGAGGCGCTGAACCACTACGAACGGCATGACGGGCGCAAGGTCACGGTGCGCGCGGTCGCCTTCACGGACCGGGGCGAGGACGGACTGGTCACCTCCATCCGCGTCTTCGGCGACACCTCCCCGGTCTTCGAGGAGTGA
- a CDS encoding LysR family transcriptional regulator, translated as MSSRPDLNLLIVFDAIMSERNLRLAAERLGRSQPAVSQSVARLRDILGDRLFEKTPKGVKPTPRAEALWLEIREPLHVIGQALTHSEFDPTAIRAQVTIGLADDVHDMAFAALVSHLREQAPGLVLRVWEVDHQSIWPGVGDGRVDLAVSVAPPPPRGLGAATLFEQRFMLLHRPDAMPPATLDAYLKATHVAVGFRNEEAGYTDQRLANMGHARKVIAWTPRFVAIPDLIARTGAIATMPEPIARCHARRFGLATARLPFDLDPVPVRLCWHERRRTDPLHMWLRGQVGDVVRRQMMP; from the coding sequence ATGAGCAGTCGGCCCGACCTGAACCTCCTGATCGTCTTCGACGCGATCATGTCCGAGCGGAACCTGCGGCTGGCGGCCGAGCGCCTGGGCCGCTCGCAACCCGCGGTCAGCCAGTCGGTCGCGCGCCTGCGCGACATCCTCGGCGACCGATTGTTCGAGAAGACGCCGAAGGGCGTGAAGCCCACCCCGCGGGCCGAGGCGCTGTGGCTGGAGATCCGCGAGCCGCTGCATGTCATCGGCCAGGCGCTCACCCATTCGGAGTTCGATCCAACCGCCATCCGCGCCCAGGTGACGATCGGGCTGGCGGACGATGTGCACGACATGGCCTTCGCCGCACTCGTCTCGCATCTGCGCGAGCAGGCGCCGGGGCTTGTGCTGCGCGTGTGGGAGGTCGACCACCAGTCGATCTGGCCCGGGGTCGGAGATGGGCGGGTCGACCTCGCCGTGTCGGTGGCGCCGCCTCCGCCGCGCGGGCTGGGGGCCGCGACGCTCTTCGAGCAGCGCTTCATGTTGCTGCACCGGCCCGACGCGATGCCTCCGGCCACGTTGGATGCTTACCTGAAGGCGACCCATGTGGCCGTCGGTTTTCGGAACGAGGAGGCGGGCTACACCGATCAGCGGCTCGCCAACATGGGGCACGCGCGCAAGGTCATCGCGTGGACGCCCCGCTTCGTCGCCATCCCGGACCTGATCGCACGCACCGGCGCGATCGCGACGATGCCGGAGCCGATTGCCCGGTGCCACGCCCGGCGGTTCGGCCTCGCGACCGCCCGGCTGCCCTTCGATCTCGACCCCGTGCCGGTGCGGCTCTGCTGGCATGAGCGGCGGCGGACCGATCCGCTCCACATGTGGCTGCGGGGGCAGGTGGGCGACGTCGTGCGCCGCCAGATGATGCCCTGA
- the dctP gene encoding TRAP transporter substrate-binding protein DctP, translated as MKRYLLPLAICAAPAAAQDLPPECDRGELHVPFSHVNAGSGHPKGEAAAELARRVNVEFDGTLCMSVHPRRAMYDDEDLLNAMIDGEPLMGAPSTTQFDRLTPRYRIFDLPFLFENMIAAQEFQISDDGLELLAALEQDGIHGLAYWSNGMRQLTASRPLDEPADAAGLTFRAQPSAVIERTFSQLDATSIRMRFGEVYDALADGSIDGQMNSFANIFAERFYEVQNCVLEANVSAGTYVVVASTPVIEALGEDLERFQFLLDEVTHERNGFTFELNELAKIRIRGDGGCVRSIPDAERADWVDALDPVQVEFTEEIGAELIEAARAASGSF; from the coding sequence ATGAAACGCTATCTGCTTCCGCTTGCCATCTGCGCCGCCCCGGCGGCCGCCCAGGACCTTCCGCCCGAATGCGACAGAGGGGAGCTGCATGTCCCCTTCTCCCATGTGAATGCAGGATCTGGCCACCCGAAGGGAGAGGCGGCGGCGGAGCTCGCACGCCGGGTCAACGTCGAGTTCGACGGCACGCTCTGCATGAGCGTCCACCCGCGCCGCGCGATGTATGACGACGAGGATCTGCTCAACGCCATGATCGACGGCGAGCCGCTGATGGGCGCGCCCTCCACCACGCAGTTCGACCGGCTGACGCCGCGCTACCGGATCTTCGACCTGCCGTTCCTGTTTGAGAACATGATCGCCGCGCAGGAGTTCCAGATCTCCGACGACGGGCTGGAGCTGCTGGCCGCACTGGAGCAGGACGGCATCCACGGCCTCGCCTACTGGTCGAACGGCATGCGCCAGCTCACCGCGAGCCGACCGCTGGACGAACCGGCGGATGCGGCCGGGCTCACCTTCCGCGCGCAGCCCTCCGCAGTGATCGAGCGGACCTTCTCGCAGCTCGACGCGACCTCGATCCGGATGCGCTTCGGCGAGGTCTATGACGCGCTGGCCGATGGCAGCATCGACGGGCAGATGAACTCCTTCGCCAACATCTTCGCCGAGCGGTTCTACGAGGTGCAGAACTGCGTGCTGGAGGCGAATGTCAGCGCGGGCACCTATGTCGTGGTCGCCTCCACCCCGGTGATCGAGGCGCTGGGCGAGGATCTGGAGCGCTTCCAGTTCCTGCTCGACGAGGTCACGCATGAGCGCAACGGCTTCACCTTCGAGCTCAACGAGCTGGCCAAGATCCGCATCCGCGGCGATGGCGGCTGCGTGCGCAGCATCCCCGACGCAGAGCGCGCCGACTGGGTCGATGCGCTCGATCCCGTTCAGGTCGAGTTCACGGAGGAGATCGGGGCGGAACTGATCGAGGCCGCGCGCGCGGCCAGCGGCAGCTTCTGA